The DNA window CGAGAATAACAGCTCCCTTCTCAGTAAACTGTGGATAACGCTCAGAAAAACCACATGCCTGCTTCGTACATCCTGGTGTATTATCCTTTGGATAAAAATATAAGATCACTTTTTTACCTGCATAATCGCTTAATTTATGCACTTCTCCGTTCTGATCCGGCAATTCAAAATCCGGTGCTTTTATTCCTAACTCTAGCATTTACTATTCCTCCGCTTTTGTTTTTTCCACCTGTTTTCTTGTTCTTTTACTACCTGAAATCATTTTATGACCAGAATAGACTGCCATAATCATGCATATCAGAGAGCCAAATGCAAAGTATTTGTGTGCTGCTTTTAACCCTTTATATCCTGTATAAAAAGTTCCAATCATTGTGAGCAATGCTCCTACTGACCAATATTTATGTGCTTTCATGTAATTCCTCCATTTTTTCAGTGTATTCAATTCTAATTATACGCTACCATATTCCTATGTCAATTTGATAATAGAGCATTCCTATAAATTTTTTCAAAATATCATTGTCAAAACTATGTATTGTTATCCTTTAATTTTTCTTTGAAATAATTGACAAAAAGCTTGCTTTCAGGAGATTACTATTTAATCTCTTTTCCATCTATATATAGTTGAAATTTATCAGGATTATTGACAACATCATAGTCCTTTCCGTATTCTACAGGTCTATATTCGGCTGTCATTACCGATTCCCCGTCTTCAATATCCTCTTTCCATAAATAGATGTTCATATCAATGCTCGTCGCATATCCTCTGTCTGTGGAGAATTTTGTTGAATGAAAAGAATCATCCTTATACATCTACAAAAGTTTTCTTGCAAACGCTTCTCTATCCTCAATATCTTCCCTATTTGCGACCACGGTTATATTTTCATCCCGATTTACAGAAAAAGTTCCAACTACATCTGGTTCGCCTTCTTTATGACTGGATTCAAATTTTCCATAAATACTTCCTGCAGCAATTATCAAGATTGCTGTTCCTGAAATTACTGCAATTATCTTTTTCTTCATATTTTTAATTTCCTTTTAATTTTTTTACTGCGTAATTGATTACTTCTTCCGGTGTGGGCTGTCTCCTTTAAGTGTCATTTTCTTCCATTCTTCCTGTACAGCCGGGTCAGGATTATCAAATCCTGCATCTATGGCTATCTGCATTTCTCTGCGTACTTCTTCTGGTGTTGTGTTATACTTTTCTGCAATCTTCTCATATATAGTTTTCTCTCTCATTCATTTTCCTCCGATACTGTTGGCATGAAAAGTGACTTTACAACTTAAAATTGGATAAATAGGACAAAAAAAGAAGAGCTGCTTGCTCTTCCCATATAGTAGTAGTAAAATAATATGTCATGCCAGCGCAATATATTACCTAGAATATCGCTATAACAGGAAAGGGGCTGCATTGTGACAGCCCCTAATTTACTTCATCACGTTGTCTACATTCTGAGTGAACTCGTTCCCTGGTTTATTTTAGCATCGGTCTGGATTTTGTTTCATAAAGATAAATTTTGCCACAGAGCGGTCGTATGTTTTAATGTGTCCAAACAGCCAGTCGATTACATTTTTCTGTACAAGTTCACTGAACCGATCTGTTGGTCCTTCATACTCCTGAAGGTATTCATACAGTTCCTGAATTGTCTTTTTAAACTCTTCATGTTTTTCATAATGTTTTTCACGCTCTGGATAACCGGCTTTTTCCTGAAGTGCTTCTTCTTCTTTAAAATGAAAGTCAGTATACTCGTTAAGATAATCCAGAAGTTTGATCGCCTTTACCTTGCTGTCGCCATTTTGACAGGCAATTACAAAGTTCTGAATACGGTCAATCAATTCTTTGTGCTGTGTATCGATTGTTTTATTTCCTGTTACTAAATTGTCATCAAAGGTAATGTTTAAATCGTAAGTCATAATTTGACCTCCATTTCTTTTATATGTTCTCTTAGGCTCTTTTAATGTCTGGCAGTTTCGTACCTGCATTTTCTGCTTAGTCTTCTACAGGAACGAAAACATCTTTTTCTAATCCGCAGATTGGGCATGTCCAGTCATCTGGAATATCCTCAAATGCAGTTTCTGGAGCGATACCGGCGTCTGGATCTCCTACTGCCGGATCATAAATATATCCACATGGTTCACATTCATATTTTTTCATAGTCATTTTCCCTTTTCAATGTCGATTTATTTTTGTTATCAAATTCCTAGCAATTTTTCTAACACTTTGTTTCTTGTATATCTGTATTATACATGATAATTATTCTTTTGTCAATAATAGTAATTAATATTGTTATTTTTATTTAGCATAAACTGATATTTGAATTGCACATTTACATATTGTATATATCATATATATCATGGGAATAGTTGAATAAAAAAATGAACTCTATTTATTAAAGACAGAGTTGCTGGAAAGTATTTCTCTCCAACAACTTTCTTCGTCTTTAAGTCCTTGAAACACAATACTGTCCAATCAGATTCATCCAAAAAGAACAGGATGAACTACTCGAAGAGACACAGCTTATTTCCGAAATGGTCCAAGCCGCCATCATGGAAAATTCTACGGTTGCCTTAGACCAGACCGAATACCAGAAGCGCTACGACAGTCTTTCGGCAAAATTCGACAAATCAAAAGCAAGGCTCGAACAGCTCATGGCCGACCTGCAACAGATGCAACTACAAAGAGCTGAATACGAATCCTTCCTCAAGACATTCAAGCAGCTGCAGGACTCTTTGGAAGAGTTCAGCATCGACAGCTGGAACAGCCTTGTCGAATATGCCACCATCTACAGTGCCGACGATATTCGTTTCACCTTCAAGAATGGTCAGGAAATCAAGGCATAAATGTACAGCCCCACTACTAGATTTCACTCCGGTAGTAAGGCTGTTTTTTTATGCTGCAGCTTCGAATATACGTTTCTGTGCTTTGAGATAATTCTGTAGATTAAGAATGGTATTATCAGAAGAGCGCAACTCGTCATCTGTTAGCTCAACTGCATTTTCACTGGCAGGTTTAATAGTATACTCATAAATACGATTAACCAGAACATTTAATTCTTCCGTTGTCAGTTCAATCTTAATCTTCTCATAGTTCTTGTTCTGCTTAAGCTCATCCAATGCATCCATCAGACGGTTGATGGACTTCATACTCAATTCTCCACTTCGAATATCGTTGATGTAGTCTCGTAATGCTGCATGATACTTCTTCACCACTTCTGGCTCTCTGTTTTTTATCTTATGGTACACCACGCCACCGGCTGTAATAGTGCCAGCAACCACTGTACCAATAATCAGTCCCTTTTTATTGTTCTTTGCAAATTGTAGAACTTTAGCTCCAACATTCTGCGCCTGTGCAGCCTGTTCCAATTTCACTGGTTTAAGGTGCTTCACAATCTGTCCTTTGTTTGGACCCATTGCAACTCTTACAACGCCTCCAATTCTGCGGTATTCTCCTGTTGCTAACTTGGTCATGATATCCAGCGGAATATCGAATGCTTCTGTAACTACTGCCATATATCCAGCCTCCTTAAAATTTTACTTCATAATAGGGATTGTAAATTTTGCGAAGGTTATTAATCGTTTTCTTCCACCAAGGCAACATCCACATCCTCAGAATCGAAAGCTCCCATTGGATATTCTCTCTTCCAACCAGAAATGCGAATAATCTTTCCACAGTCTGGACACTCATAACTTTGCTCGCTATCAAAAAACTGCCGAGCGGGACAATGAAGCTGAAACGACATCTTCTCGATTCCTTTGAACGACCTGTCATCGTATTTATAGTTCATATAATTCCACACTCTTTCTGCAAGTGATGAAGGTACTGCATAGCAACAAAATATCTTAGGATGCTACACATGCAGATTCTTATGCATCTCTTCCTTAAATTCTCTCCCCTTAAATAAAATCACGCCCACTAAGAACAAAAAGCAGATCAGCGCTCCGAACATACTCACCATCGGCTTCTTAACAATTCCGCATAAAAGCAGGATTACCGGAAGGATCAACCCATAGCCGGCGGCCATGATTTCGTAAATGAGATACTCCCTCACCGGACTTTTCTGCACCTTGGCAATTACAAACATGCCTGCCAGAGTCGCTACACTTAAGATGGGCAATGCCAGATCTGCCGACCAGCCGTGCCACCCGGTAAAACCATCCCAGATAAAGCAGATAATCGAACCGATCAAAAGCTGCCACATTACATTTTTCAGCAGGTTATACCTTTTGAAGAATCCAATCGAAGAGGCAATCCACATTGTTGCCACACCACCGGCAGTAAACCAAGTCCAACGGATGCGTGGATGAAAGTTCAGATCCGTAACTACCATAGCTGCAGCAAGTACCAGACACAGAAAACTATAGACTTTATAGACTTTCATCTCCTGTTCACTTGGCATCTGGGGCTTTGGAAATTCCGGTTCGACTTTTTCTGCTGTTATTCCCTGCTCTTTTAGCAGACGATAGAAATTTCGCTCGATATTCACGGTATCGTATCTGGATGTAAAAGCGAAGGATAACTTATCTTCAAACGAGCACAGACACAGTTCCAGCTTCGGCGTATTGGTAAACACACCAAAGCGTTCAATATAAGGCACATAACTATCCGGCATACGGACGGCACTCATGTTAGAAAATATTGCCGTTGTATTTTTCTCAGAAAATTTTGCTCCTGCGTGGATACAGAGATTTTTCAGTTCCAATGGAGCAAGTCTCAGGATCGGATGCAGCTCCAGTGCAAGCAGATCGTTGATATGGGCAGACATTTTTTCCTTTGTCAGTTGTTCTTCGAAAAAATCTTTGGTATATCCAAGCAC is part of the Blautia faecicola genome and encodes:
- the rd gene encoding rubredoxin — protein: MKKYECEPCGYIYDPAVGDPDAGIAPETAFEDIPDDWTCPICGLEKDVFVPVED
- a CDS encoding bacteriohemerythrin, which encodes MTYDLNITFDDNLVTGNKTIDTQHKELIDRIQNFVIACQNGDSKVKAIKLLDYLNEYTDFHFKEEEALQEKAGYPEREKHYEKHEEFKKTIQELYEYLQEYEGPTDRFSELVQKNVIDWLFGHIKTYDRSVAKFIFMKQNPDRC
- a CDS encoding DUF6219 family protein, which gives rise to MKAHKYWSVGALLTMIGTFYTGYKGLKAAHKYFAFGSLICMIMAVYSGHKMISGSKRTRKQVEKTKAEE
- a CDS encoding DUF6320 domain-containing protein; translation: MVNQKKARWRRLDNAAKLYSAASNKRDTRVFRFYCELKEEVRKELLQEALDQTVETFPMFLMVLRKGLFWHYLEPCNLHPVVKEEYKEPCSRLYVKDKKTLLFEVTYYKKRINFEVFHVLTDGTGATEFLKELVSNYLYLAHQKEGLEPVSMLPEDMTVQDQESDSFLKYYSKDQKRPKEKKTRAFQIRRKKKDGNHLHVHESVVSVKEVLKRSRELGVSMTVFLTAVFLKAIHEEMSKMQEKKPIVLMVPVNLRKFFPSTSMLNFFNWIEPGYDFSKRDRSFEEVLGYTKDFFEEQLTKEKMSAHINDLLALELHPILRLAPLELKNLCIHAGAKFSEKNTTAIFSNMSAVRMPDSYVPYIERFGVFTNTPKLELCLCSFEDKLSFAFTSRYDTVNIERNFYRLLKEQGITAEKVEPEFPKPQMPSEQEMKVYKVYSFLCLVLAAAMVVTDLNFHPRIRWTWFTAGGVATMWIASSIGFFKRYNLLKNVMWQLLIGSIICFIWDGFTGWHGWSADLALPILSVATLAGMFVIAKVQKSPVREYLIYEIMAAGYGLILPVILLLCGIVKKPMVSMFGALICFLFLVGVILFKGREFKEEMHKNLHV
- a CDS encoding sporulation initiation factor Spo0A C-terminal domain-containing protein — its product is MREKTIYEKIAEKYNTTPEEVRREMQIAIDAGFDNPDPAVQEEWKKMTLKGDSPHRKK